One Triticum dicoccoides isolate Atlit2015 ecotype Zavitan chromosome 5B, WEW_v2.0, whole genome shotgun sequence genomic window carries:
- the LOC119309055 gene encoding histone-lysine N-methyltransferase, H3 lysine-9 specific SUVH4-like, with protein MVGVEPPAPPSRTPIAARLAARGVRPRRVSARRSWPPGCGRFRAAPPAPEAGDGERGATNGVIQGRVEEAASHAGVASAAARPQPDTEGLAERTKEVGDAIDAVVVSSAACNGDLPHAPPQPETMPEERKEGRETHMDRAGVSPVVCNGDLPHALPQPETEGMVQMRKEGGEAHMDTADVPSVASNRDLPHTPLQPETMVVVRKEGGEAQSSSGGDARGQAESSAIEVMPLAFAAPKSFAVAAANGSVENGGDGAESLLMEGNRGLGSGRLVREEDVAGNGNGSVMENRTGNGELERKEDGHDTVRKKRWLMSAVNPPPKRRAISAVRNFPPGCGRDAVTGTGSRVEEGSVLEATPISFATRGASVVDALTTAPVSGHGASSMVVRDASSEEVQGKRAEVVGAGDGEVRGKFDGSLRKGTPKTYVRSRFVDAKTKGKRPKNVAMNDTLRDDVGVSGDGTLKNRNSRDDVRSNSNTKHGVVKLKSYGIGKDSLISSSKESKCGNHDMTNQSEETDDLTLISDKLIVQALMAPDKCPWTKGRKSNASASNSLTPRNKSLPPKKPKKKDATPRKELPPKVTPSTSAVHEKIEHGEYSCLEDDDNPMALVVPERKELCVTLPPCAPFGDQSVDARSKVRKLLKLFQLICRKLMQAEEQQLRNVGRIDLEAVEVLKKYDGYSKSDAILGNVPGVVVGDEFHFRVELSIVGLHRIYQGGIDSAIVDGTRIAISIVASGGYPDELSSSDELIYTGSGGKATGKKEAEDQKLKGGNLALKNCIKTKTPVRVIHGFKGQSRSEVGHSKSKQISTYTYDGLYVVMDCWQEGASGSMVFKYKLKRIPGQPELALHRVKETRMSKVRKGLRCPDISLEKERIPICVINTIDDAQPTPFEYITKVIYPPSYAKEPPQGCDCTDGCSDSSRCACAVKNGGEIPFNFNGAIVHAKPLIYECGPSCRCPPTCHNRASQHGIKIPLEIFKTGETGWGVRSLSSISSGSFICEYAGELLQDTEAEKRENDEYLFDIGHNYDDEELWKGLPSMIPGLESSTSETMEETVGFTIDAAKCGNIGRFINHSCSPNLYAQNVLWDHDDKRMPHIMFFAAENIPPLQELTYHYNYTIGQVRDKNGVEKVKECLCGSADCCHRLY; from the exons ATGGTGGGGGTGGAGCCGCCGGCGCCGCCCTCGCGGACGCCCATCGCCGCGCGGCTGGCGGCCCGCGGGGTCAGGCCGAGGAGGGTCTCCGCCAGGCGCTCCTGGCCGCCCGGCTGCGGCCGCTTCCGCGCTGCTCCGCCTGCCCCCGAGGCCGGCGACGGCGAGAGGGGCGCCACCAATGGCGTCATCCAGGGCAGAGTGGAGGAGGCGGCCAGTCACGCGGGCGTTGCCTCGGCGGCGGCCCGGCCTCAACCGGATACTGAAGGGTTGGCGGAGAGGACGAAGGAGGTTGGAGATGCAATCGACGCCGTCGTTGTTTCATCGGCAGCGTGCAACGGCGACCTCCCTCACGCCCCGCCTCAGCCGGAGACGATGCCAGAGGAGAGGAAGGAGGGCAGAGAGACACACATGGACAGGGCCGGTGTTTCCCCCGTGGTGTGCAACGGTGACCTCCCGCACGCCCTGCCTCAGCCGGAGACCGAGGGGATGGTGCAGATGAGGAAGGAGGGTGGAGAGGCACACATGGATACTGCCGATGTTCCCTCTGTGGCAAGTAACAGAGATCTTCCACACACGCCGCTTCAGCCGGAGACCATGGTGGTGGTGAGGAAGGAAGGTGGAGAGGCGCAATCGTCCAGCGGTGGCGATGCCCGCGGTCAGGCAGAAAGCAGCGCGATCGAGGTGATGCCGCTGGCGTTTGCTGCCCCGAAGAGTTTTGCTGTTGCTGCTGCCAATGGTTCCGTCGAGAATGGGGGAGATGGGGCTGAGTCATTGCTGATGGAGGGGAACAGAGGCCTGGGGAGTGGTCGATTGGTCAGGGAGGAGGATGTGGCTGGCAATGGCAATGGCAGTGTGATGGAAAACAGAACGGGTAATGGTGAATTGGAGAGAAAAGAGGATGGGCATGATACAGTGAGAAAGAAGAGGTGGTTGATGTCTGCTGTAAATCCCCCTCCCAAGAGGAGGGCCATCTCAGCTGTACGCAATTTTCCACCTGGCTGTGGGAGGGATGCTGTTACTGGAACTGGCAGCAGAGTTGAGGAAGGGTCAGTATTGGAAGCCACGCCTATCAGTTTCGCTACAAGGGGCGCCTCTGTAGTGGATGCCTTGACCACGGCTCCAGTTTCAGGTCATGGTGCTTCCTCGATGGTCGTGAGAGATGCTTCCAGTGAGGAGGTGCAAGGCAAAAGAGCAGAGGTTGTAGGAGCGGGTGATGGTGAGGTGAGAGGCAAATTCGATGGAAGCTTGCGGAAAGGTACTCCTAAGACTTATGTGAGAAGTCGTTTTGTTGATGCAAAGACAAAGGGCAAGCGACCAAAGAATGTCGCAATGAATGATACATTGCGAGATGATGTTGGGGTCTCTGGAGACGGCACGCTGAAAAACAGGAATTCAAGAGATGATGTGCGCTCAAATAGTAACACGAAGCATGGCGTTGTGAAGTTGAAGAGTTATGGCATAGGCAAGGACTCTTTGATCAGCTCTTCTAAGGAGTCCAAGTGTGGAAATCATGATATGACCAATCAAAGTGAAGAAACCGATGATTTGACCTTAATTAGTGACAAGCTAATCGTACAAGCATTGATGGCTCCAGACAAATGCCCATGGACAAAAGGAAGGAAGTCTAATGCTAGTGCTTCCAACTCTCTTACTCCTAGGAACAAGTCTCTTCCTCCTAAGAAACCAAAGAAAAAGGACGCTACTCCAAGGAAAGAATTGCCCCCCAAAGTGACACCTTCTACATCGGCCGTGCATGAGAAAATTGAGCATGGAGAGTACTCTTGCTTGGAAGATGATGACAACCCTATGGCATTAGTTGTCCCTGAAAGGAAAGAATTGTGTGTCACTCTCCCTCCTTGTGCTCCTTTTGGGGACCAAAGTGTTGATGCTCGAAGCAAAGTTAGGAAGTTGCTCAAGTTGTTCCAGTTGATATGTCGGAAGCTTATGCAAGCCGAGGAACAACAATTACGTAATGTTGGAAGGATTGACCTTGAGGCCGTTGAAGTTCTAAAGAAGTATGATGGATATTCTAAATCTGATGCTATCCTGGGCAATGTTCCCGGTGTTGTTGTTGGTGATGAATTTCATTTTAGAGTTGAGTTGTCGATAGTTGGACTACATAGGATATACCAAGGTGGCATTGACTCCGCCATTGTGGATGGTACCCGCATTGCAATAAGCATTGTCGCTTCCGGTGGGTATCCCGATGAGTTGTCTAGCTCGGACGAGTTAATATATACCGGCTCCGGAGGTAAAGCCACCGGCAAGAAGGAGGCAGAGGATCAAAAGCTTAAGGGTGGTAATCTTGCCTTGAAGAATTGCATCAAAACTAAGACTCCGGTCCGAGTGATTCATGGGTTCAAAGGTCAAAGTAGAAGTGAAGTTGGGCATTCTAAATCCAAGCAAATATCGACATACACTTATGATGGGTTATATGTGGTGATGGATTGTTGGCAAGAAGGAGCAAGTGGCTCGATGGTCTTCAAGTACAAGTTAAAAAGGATCCCGGGTCAACCTGAATTAGCTTTACACAGAGTCAAGGAAACAAGGATGTCTAAAGTTCGTAAAGGTCTTCGCTGTCCTGATATATCTCTAGAGAAAGAAAGGATTCCCATATGTGTGATCAACACAATTGATGACGCGCAGCCAACACCATTTGAGTATATCACCAAAGTCATATATCCACCGTCGTATGCAAAAGAACCTCCGCAAGGCTGTGATTGCACCGACGGTTGCTCGGACTCTAGTAGATGTGCTTGTGCAGTGAAGAATGGAGGAGAAATCCCATTCAATTTTAATGGTGCAATTGTTCACGCAAAGCCGCTCATATATGAGTGTGGCCCATCTTGCAG GTGCCCTCCAACATGCCACAATAGGGCGAGCCAGCATGGTATCAAAATTCCGCTGGAAATATTCAAGACTGGGGAGACAGGTTGGGGTGTAAGATCTCTCAGTTCTATCTCTTCAGGCAGTTTCATATGCGAGTATGCAGGTGAGCTATTGCAAGACACAGAAGCTGAAAAGAGAGAGAACGATGAGTACCTGTTTGATATTGGTCATAACTACGATGATGAAGAACTTTGGAAGGGGCTTCCATCGATGATTCCAGGTTTAGAATCTTCTACCTCTGAGACAATGGAGGAGACTGTGGGCTTCACAATAGATGCTGCAAAGTGCGGTAACATCGGAAGATTCATCAACCATAGCTGCTCCCCAAACCTGTATGCCCAAAATGTCCTCTGGGACCATGATGACAAGAGGATGCCGCACATTATGTTTTTTGCTGCTGAGAACATTCCTCCGCTTCAAGAGCTGACTTACCACTACAATTATACAATAGGTCAAGTCCGTGACAAGAATGGTGTGGAGAAGGTAAAGGAGTGCTTGTGTGGTTCCGCTGATTGCTGTCACAGGCTTTACTAA